The genomic stretch TCATTATAATCGATCTGTGAAAGACGCAGAGCAAGTAGCCGAAGAGATAAGGTCTATGGGCCGGGAATGCAGTATTTTCCAGGCAGATTTGACCGGAAGAGAGCAGGTTGTAAAATTAGCAGATGATGTGTTTGAAAAGTTTTCGGAGATCAGCCTTTTAATAAACAATGCTTCTTTGTTTGAGAGAGCGGGATTCCTGCAGACAGATGAAGCTCTTTTTGAAAAATTGTTTTCAGCAAACTTCAGAGCGCCATTTCTTCTGATGCAGAAATTCGGCAGACATGCCAATGATAAAAACATTAGATTGCAGATAATTAATATTCTTGATGCGAAAATTTCCAGGAACCACACGCCCTATTTCTGGTATTCTCTTACTAAAAAGAGCCTTGCAGACCTGACTTTAATGGCTGCAAAAGCTCTTGGCCCAAACGTACGGGTAAACGGAATAAGCCCGGGATTGATTTTGCCTTCCAAAGATTCAGGAGAAGAGGGCTTTTTGAGAATGAAGGAGAATATTCCTCTAAAAATGACTGGAAATCCGGATTATATTACTAATGCAATAGGATTTCTGCTTGATAATCCTTTTGTAACAGGAGAAATATTATTTATTGACGGAGGAGAACATTTAGGCTTATGAAGATGAAAGTAAGGATTAAAAACCTCAGGGCAAGAACAATAATAGGAATCCATGAGTGGGAAAAAGAGCTTCCCCGGGAAGTGCTGATAAACCTGACAATGGAATTCTTCGGAGATGCTGCAGTAGAATCTGACCGTATAGATGATACAGTTAATTATCGTATAGTTAAAAAGAAAATTCTTAAAGCAGTTGAAAACAGTAAATTTGAGCTGCTTGAGAAATTGGCAGCGTATGTACTGAGGATTGTAATGGAAGACCAGAGAATAAAATCGGCAATTGTTGAGATAGACAAACCCAATGCACTGAGATTTACAGATTCTGTTTCTGTTGAGTGCTCGGCAAGCAGGGA from bacterium encodes the following:
- a CDS encoding SDR family oxidoreductase produces the protein MSKAALITGGAKRIGRQIALYLANQGFDIAVHYNRSVKDAEQVAEEIRSMGRECSIFQADLTGREQVVKLADDVFEKFSEISLLINNASLFERAGFLQTDEALFEKLFSANFRAPFLLMQKFGRHANDKNIRLQIINILDAKISRNHTPYFWYSLTKKSLADLTLMAAKALGPNVRVNGISPGLILPSKDSGEEGFLRMKENIPLKMTGNPDYITNAIGFLLDNPFVTGEILFIDGGEHLGL
- the folB gene encoding dihydroneopterin aldolase — protein: MKMKVRIKNLRARTIIGIHEWEKELPREVLINLTMEFFGDAAVESDRIDDTVNYRIVKKKILKAVENSKFELLEKLAAYVLRIVMEDQRIKSAIVEIDKPNALRFTDSVSVECSASR